The sequence AACTGCGGTCATCGTACACAAGTGACAGGTAAGTGATCGTTTCCCTATAGACTTACCCTCCGATGCCAGTCACACCCCAGCTCTCATTTGGCTGAACCTTTGAGTAATGACATTTTATTGGTTGCAGtagttttgttaaaggggttgttcagcatttgattgcctatcctcaggatagctcattaaagggcatctgtcagcagatttgtacctacgacactggctgacctgttacatgtgcacttggcagctgaaggcatctgtgttggtcccatgttcatatgtgtctgcattactgagaaaattgtgttttaatatatgcaaatgagcctctaggagcaacgggggcgttaccattacacctacaggctctgcctttctctttctccactttgacaggaacagggagtgtaaacatcatcacatGCCTGGCTCCATCAATCAATGTGCAGTAggatcctctaggtgtaatggcaacgcccccgttgctcctagaggctcatttgcatatattaaaacctaatTTTTCACTATTTAGTCGGAGGGCGGTATCGGCTTGAGTACTGCTGCACGATTTCTGTTTTTGTGATTGCACAAAAAACTGTTTTTGATGTCTGACGGAGCTGACACAAACTTATGCTCAAAAAAGAAGCATCAGTTatttttctgatggatcagaaaaatGGAAAGCTCATTGCAAGAGTCAATTCAACCTAAGCCATCTATATCCAACtcccagaaacccctttaaatgtgctcCTATCATGATGTGATGTGTGACAACCATACTTTCCATCTATTCTAGAGTTCCTGGGGAAATACATTCAGAGGTCGATCATGTTTAATAAGCTTGATACCATAGCTTTGTCAGAGGAGTCCGATGAAACAGGAGCTTTAAACGGACCCCTGGTAAGACGTAACCTATAGAGGTGCAGATCTGTGAGAAGTATCCTGTGTACAGCTAGGGGTCAGCTCACATCACCGTTTTgtttttctgatccgtcagaagaacagaaaaaaacggaCCCTgagcatccgttttagccatttccgtctgagatctgttattttagaccggtaaaaaaaaaagtcctgcttgcaggactttattttttttttctgtctacaATGGTTTCCCAGGATTGTCTTTTTCAGATTGCAACGCTTTCTTCTCCTGCCTGGTCATCAGATTTGTCGCCAATTGAGAGTTTATGAAACCAGCAGGGTTGTCGGCTTCAGCAACCtaggagtgtgcaggatctacaggccatacagaacctgtatacctccctccatgcccaaccatatctcatcttgtatccaggctagagacagCCCAACAGCCTCCTTTCTATTGTACCGTTTTCTCCAATAAACGTATCCCTTCACATatgtcatcattacattcacacataaagtTTCATTCGATTTTAATAACTTCTTGGTGCATCATTTATTTTGGTCACCATCTTCCGAGTCTTCTCTCTTTCAGATCGATAGGCGCTGCAGCCGCTGTGGATGTGAGAAGATGGTCTATCACACGAGGCAGATGCGCTCGGCAGATGAGGGACAGACAGTGTTTTACACATGTGTGCAATGCCGGTGCGTACCATGGTGTTCTTTGTACAGTGTTTGCTATGTCATTTTATGATGTATGCACATATTAATAAGTATATATTCTGTATTTGGAAATGTGCAGTAGAAAACATCCGACGTCTATTCTTCTTTTAATATTCAATACAGTTTTAAGAAttgttaaaggacatctgtcagcagatttgtgcctatgaaactgacctgttccatgtgcacttggcagctgaagacatctgtgttggtcccatgttcatatgtgccgacattgcttagaaaaatgatattttaatatatgcaaatgagcctctaggagcaatgggggcgttgccgttacacctagaggctcagctctctctacaactgctgcaccctctccactttgacagggccaagcagtaaAAACATCATAACacttggccctgtcaaagtgcaga is a genomic window of Bufo bufo chromosome 1, aBufBuf1.1, whole genome shotgun sequence containing:
- the POLR1H gene encoding DNA-directed RNA polymerase I subunit RPA12 gives rise to the protein MDAAPTCFCSESDFCSDCGSVLPPPGAQDTVTCLNCGHRTQVTEFLGKYIQRSIMFNKLDTIALSEESDETGALNGPLIDRRCSRCGCEKMVYHTRQMRSADEGQTVFYTCVQCRFQEKEDS